In one Rhopalosiphum padi isolate XX-2018 chromosome 3, ASM2088224v1, whole genome shotgun sequence genomic region, the following are encoded:
- the LOC132927997 gene encoding uncharacterized protein LOC132927997, with translation MSNKCKSWVWLYAKREGDKAYCDLCSENENNEFCCIGGTTGSLGRHLKTIHGIKPLTTASRRVTSGHELDNADTLTSSTTTASSSETHSLEIDIPIPRKRRRTYRNREDDRICSFEKTEQIHQALAKMIAVNQMPLSFCSSEGFKQFMTVVEPNYKICKEGAIKSRLN, from the exons atgagtaATAAGTGTAAAAGTTGGGTGTGGCTATACGCTAAACGTGAAGGCGACAAAGCGTATTGTGATTTGTGtagtgaaaatgaaaataatgaattttgctGTATTGGCGGAACAACAGGTTCTTTGGGTAGACATTTGAAAACTATTCATGGTATAAAACCACTCACGACTGCATCACGgag GGTTACTTCTGGTCATGAACTGGATAATGCCGATACCTTAACCAGTTCAACTACGACTGCAAGTTCTTCAGAAACACATAGTTTGGAAATTGATATACCAATACCTAGGAAACGTCGACGAACTTATAGGAATCGGGAGGACGATCGAATTTGCAGCTTCGAAAAAACAGAGCAGATACATCAAGCATTAGCAAAAATGATAGCCGTGAATCAAATGCCGCTATCTTTTTGTTCAAGTGAAGGTTTTAAACAGTTTATGACAGTTGTCGAACCTAACTACAAAATATGCAAGGAAGGAGCAATAAAATCAAGATTGAACTGA